In the genome of Ensifer adhaerens, one region contains:
- a CDS encoding Putative hemolysin: protein MTTETLNPDILAGQDATLARLTADKTGVLGRIGTLETRIARTASEIDAAQAIRYRVFVEEMHAQVPPESARKGRDIDAWDAICDHLLVLDTAIEGDVEDQIVGTYRLLRQDVAMANGGFYSSSEFEVADLVARHPDKRFMELGRSCVLPQYRTKRTVELLWQGNWAYALKHRIDVMFGCASFAGAVPEEHALALSYLHHNALAKGRWRVEALPELEHSMDLMPAEAINMRKALAALPPLIKGYLRLGAMVGEGAVVDRAFRTTDVLIVLPIHTISERYRNYYGNDAGRFAG, encoded by the coding sequence ATGACGACAGAAACGCTCAACCCCGACATCCTGGCAGGGCAGGACGCGACACTGGCGCGTCTGACCGCTGACAAGACCGGCGTCCTTGGCCGCATTGGCACGCTGGAAACGCGCATTGCCCGCACCGCCTCGGAAATCGATGCGGCACAGGCGATCCGGTATCGCGTCTTCGTTGAGGAAATGCACGCGCAGGTTCCGCCGGAATCGGCCCGCAAGGGCCGTGACATCGACGCCTGGGATGCGATCTGCGATCACCTTCTCGTTCTCGACACCGCAATAGAAGGCGATGTCGAAGATCAGATCGTCGGAACCTATCGCCTGCTGCGTCAGGACGTGGCCATGGCCAATGGTGGATTCTATTCCTCCTCTGAGTTCGAAGTGGCCGACCTCGTCGCCCGCCATCCGGACAAGCGCTTCATGGAACTCGGCCGCTCCTGCGTGCTGCCTCAATACCGCACCAAGCGCACGGTCGAACTACTCTGGCAGGGCAACTGGGCCTATGCGCTCAAGCACCGCATCGACGTCATGTTCGGTTGCGCCTCCTTTGCCGGTGCCGTTCCGGAAGAACATGCGCTGGCGCTGTCCTACCTGCACCACAACGCGCTCGCCAAGGGCCGCTGGCGCGTCGAGGCGTTGCCGGAACTGGAACATTCGATGGACCTGATGCCGGCTGAAGCAATCAACATGCGCAAGGCACTTGCCGCCCTTCCGCCGCTGATCAAGGGCTATCTGCGCCTTGGCGCGATGGTGGGGGAGGGCGCCGTCGTCGACCGCGCCTTCCGCACGACCGACGTTCTGATCGTTTTGCCGATCCACACGATCTCCGAGCGCTACCGGAATTATTACGGCAATGACGCCGGACGTTTTGCTGGCTGA
- a CDS encoding His Kinase A (phospho-acceptor) domain-containing protein — protein MRDFDEPDFTLETPLAARKGANPFASWLRRLFSSVRPVPQDHVPSLSLTREALARAERESAMKSRILATVSHDIRTPLSGIAGMSHLLGQTRLTPEQANYLSGIGQSVQALSQLVDDLLDFSAIEAGRFQLHPRDDDLRQLIESVVEMLAHRAHEKGIEIASFVAADVPGLLSFDPERLRQVLFNLVGNAVKFTSDGGVLVSASMVEGELEVRIRDTGPGMSPRGQEKLFREFEQVGEEKSRIGGTGLGLAISRRIVIESGGRIDVESQLGVGSTFIIRIPARQPSDFRLRQARATMLSSTHMLIIAPEGACREALAATVRSLGGQVRLAATPSDVVASLDTAPDALTDIVVDRRLADLLSDDLRRHPGFRNPATRRILLIDPESRSGSRFFGAGYDSWLVRPLRERSLIGVLQGRMKGIELRDPINDNRSNTRWTQAEGSGLDVLVAEDDPVNRLLLKTVLRKSGHRVSEVETFRDLVAAATQSTGRPGAIVTDLSMPGGNGLDALSAIRDFERANRLAEIPVIVVTGSAGSETRKAAIEAGATELFVKPADPAKLADLLASYAARRAG, from the coding sequence ATGCGAGATTTTGACGAACCGGACTTCACACTCGAAACTCCGCTTGCTGCGCGCAAGGGCGCAAACCCGTTTGCCTCGTGGTTGCGGCGTCTGTTCTCTTCCGTCCGGCCCGTGCCTCAGGACCACGTTCCCAGCCTCAGCCTCACGCGCGAGGCATTGGCCCGTGCCGAGCGTGAAAGCGCGATGAAAAGCCGGATTCTGGCAACCGTGAGCCACGATATCCGTACGCCACTCTCCGGCATCGCCGGCATGAGCCATCTGCTCGGCCAGACGCGGTTGACCCCCGAGCAGGCCAACTATCTGTCCGGCATCGGGCAGTCCGTACAGGCCTTGTCGCAGCTGGTCGACGATCTGCTGGACTTCTCGGCCATTGAGGCCGGCCGGTTTCAGCTTCACCCGCGCGACGATGATCTGCGCCAGCTCATCGAGAGCGTCGTCGAAATGCTGGCCCACCGCGCCCACGAAAAAGGGATCGAGATAGCGAGTTTTGTGGCGGCCGATGTCCCGGGCCTGCTGTCTTTCGACCCGGAGCGATTGCGCCAGGTCCTTTTCAATCTGGTCGGCAATGCCGTGAAGTTCACCAGCGACGGAGGCGTTCTCGTTTCAGCGTCCATGGTGGAGGGCGAGCTGGAAGTTCGCATTCGCGATACCGGTCCCGGCATGTCGCCGCGCGGACAGGAAAAGCTCTTCCGGGAGTTTGAGCAGGTCGGCGAGGAAAAGAGCAGGATCGGAGGTACGGGGCTCGGTCTGGCGATCTCGCGCCGGATCGTCATCGAATCCGGTGGGCGCATCGATGTCGAAAGCCAGCTTGGAGTCGGCAGCACCTTCATCATCCGCATTCCTGCTCGCCAGCCGTCGGATTTCCGGCTGCGCCAGGCGCGGGCTACCATGCTTTCCAGCACGCATATGCTGATCATTGCACCGGAGGGCGCCTGCCGGGAGGCTCTGGCGGCCACCGTCAGGAGCCTTGGCGGACAGGTGAGGCTTGCCGCGACACCGTCCGACGTCGTCGCGAGCCTGGACACCGCACCCGATGCGCTGACCGACATTGTCGTTGACCGCCGTCTGGCCGATCTTCTGTCTGACGATTTGCGCAGGCATCCGGGCTTTCGCAATCCGGCGACCCGCCGCATTCTTCTGATCGACCCCGAAAGCCGCAGCGGTTCCCGCTTCTTCGGCGCGGGCTACGATTCCTGGCTCGTCCGCCCCTTGCGCGAGCGCTCGCTGATCGGCGTGCTGCAGGGCCGCATGAAGGGCATAGAATTGCGCGACCCGATCAACGACAACCGCTCCAACACCCGCTGGACGCAGGCCGAAGGCAGCGGCCTCGACGTGCTGGTCGCCGAGGACGATCCGGTCAATCGGCTGCTCCTGAAGACAGTGCTCAGGAAGAGTGGGCATCGTGTGTCGGAAGTCGAGACATTTCGGGATCTCGTCGCCGCCGCAACGCAGTCGACGGGCCGTCCCGGGGCCATCGTCACCGATCTTTCCATGCCAGGCGGCAATGGGCTTGACGCGCTCTCCGCCATCCGTGATTTCGAGCGCGCCAATCGCCTGGCCGAGATCCCGGTCATCGTGGTAACCGGCTCCGCCGGTTCAGAAACCCGCAAGGCTGCCATCGAGGCGGGCGCGACGGAGCTTTTCGTGAAGCCGGCCGACCCCGCAAAGCTGGCTGACCTTCTGGCATCCTACGCGGCGCGCCGAGCCGGGTAA
- a CDS encoding signal peptidase II: MNKVSLFSRAVPAVLLIVGLLIVDQLTKIAVDHYLPLQEPVHLLPVLALYRTYNTGVAFSMFDETPGYLIVGLRLAIVAFVAWLWMRTPPSRWIAHLGFVLVIAGAFGNLIDRFLYGHVIDFVLFHVGTWSFAVFNLADSFITIGAVLIGFDEIFGSGEKSK, translated from the coding sequence ATGAACAAGGTCTCGCTTTTCTCCCGCGCCGTTCCCGCGGTCTTGCTGATTGTCGGGCTGCTGATCGTGGACCAGCTCACGAAGATCGCCGTCGATCACTATCTGCCACTGCAGGAGCCGGTTCATCTCCTGCCTGTGCTGGCGCTCTATCGCACCTATAATACCGGCGTCGCCTTCTCGATGTTCGATGAGACGCCGGGCTATCTCATCGTGGGGCTGCGTCTTGCAATCGTCGCCTTCGTCGCATGGCTATGGATGCGCACGCCGCCGTCGCGATGGATCGCCCATCTGGGTTTCGTCCTGGTCATCGCCGGTGCCTTCGGCAACCTCATCGACCGCTTCCTCTACGGCCATGTCATCGATTTCGTACTCTTCCACGTCGGCACATGGTCGTTCGCCGTCTTCAATCTGGCTGACAGCTTCATCACGATCGGCGCTGTCCTGATCGGTTTTGATGAAATCTTCGGAAGCGGTGAAAAATCGAAATGA
- a CDS encoding RNA methyltransferase, TrmH family, with protein sequence MSDATKGGPGRVGQVKEVTSLANPIIKDIKALSQKKGREETGAFMAEGLKLVIDALELGWAINTLIYAKNAKDKPLVTKVAARTVAAGGLVLEVSEKVLSAITRRDNPQMVVGVFRTKWRSLSDIRPAANETYIALDRVRDPGNLGTIIRTADAAGASGVILVGECTDPFSLETVRATMGSVFALPVTRATPEEFLAWKKGAGVSVVATHLAGAVDYRTVDYKKKPVVVLMGNEQQGLPDLLAKEADQLARIPQAGLADSLNLAVATAVMLFEARRHLLTLEPR encoded by the coding sequence ATGAGCGACGCCACCAAGGGCGGCCCCGGCCGCGTCGGACAGGTCAAGGAAGTCACCAGCCTGGCCAATCCGATCATCAAGGACATCAAGGCGCTCTCCCAGAAGAAGGGCCGCGAGGAAACCGGCGCCTTCATGGCTGAAGGCCTGAAACTCGTCATCGACGCGCTGGAACTCGGCTGGGCGATCAACACGCTGATCTATGCCAAGAACGCCAAGGACAAGCCGCTCGTTACCAAGGTTGCCGCCCGGACGGTGGCCGCCGGCGGTCTCGTGCTGGAGGTGAGCGAAAAGGTGCTTTCCGCCATCACCCGCCGCGACAATCCGCAGATGGTGGTGGGCGTCTTCAGGACGAAATGGCGCTCTCTCTCGGACATTCGCCCCGCCGCCAACGAAACCTACATCGCGCTCGACCGTGTGCGCGACCCCGGCAATCTCGGCACGATCATCCGCACGGCCGACGCGGCCGGCGCGTCTGGCGTGATCCTTGTCGGCGAATGCACTGATCCCTTCTCGCTGGAAACCGTGCGCGCCACCATGGGTTCGGTCTTCGCGCTGCCGGTCACACGCGCCACGCCGGAAGAATTTCTTGCCTGGAAGAAGGGTGCCGGTGTCTCTGTCGTCGCCACGCATCTTGCCGGTGCCGTCGACTACCGGACGGTCGATTACAAGAAGAAGCCGGTCGTCGTCCTCATGGGCAACGAGCAGCAGGGCTTGCCCGACCTGCTGGCGAAGGAAGCCGACCAGCTCGCCCGCATTCCGCAGGCGGGCCTTGCCGATTCGCTGAACCTCGCGGTCGCCACGGCTGTCATGCTCTTCGAGGCGCGTCGACATCTTCTGACGCTGGAGCCGCGCTGA
- a CDS encoding 23S rRNA (cytosine1962-C5)-methyltransferase, translating to MKPERASPAAPERPLMTRTGEKPGERIPVILENQSSSGFRLIDSGAGEKLEQYGDYRIVRPEAQALWQRSLAPKHWDHVDAVFTGDTDEDGMGRWRFPKGALGETWPMQLLDVDFHGRFTSFRHVGVFPEQQVHWDWMRQEIERVKRPVKVLNLFGYTGVASLIAASAGAEVTHVDASKKAIGWGRENQALARLDKAPIRWICDDAMKFIAREERRGNRYDIILTDPPKFGRGPNGEVWHLFDHLPLMLDIGRELLSEKALGFVLTAYSIRASFYSIHELMRETMRGAGGVVESGELIIRESGLDGSERGRALSTSLFSRWVPA from the coding sequence GTGAAGCCCGAGCGCGCATCCCCTGCCGCGCCCGAGCGTCCGCTGATGACGCGCACCGGCGAGAAGCCAGGCGAGCGCATTCCGGTGATTCTCGAAAACCAGTCCTCCTCTGGTTTCCGCCTGATCGATAGCGGCGCCGGCGAAAAGCTTGAGCAATATGGCGATTACCGCATCGTGCGTCCCGAGGCGCAGGCGCTGTGGCAGCGTTCGCTTGCCCCGAAGCATTGGGACCATGTCGATGCCGTCTTTACGGGCGACACCGACGAGGACGGCATGGGCCGCTGGCGCTTCCCGAAGGGGGCGCTCGGCGAAACCTGGCCAATGCAGCTTCTCGATGTCGATTTCCACGGCCGCTTTACAAGCTTCCGCCATGTCGGCGTTTTCCCCGAGCAGCAGGTTCATTGGGACTGGATGCGCCAGGAAATCGAAAGGGTCAAGCGCCCGGTCAAGGTGCTGAACCTCTTCGGCTATACCGGCGTGGCCTCGCTGATTGCCGCTTCTGCCGGTGCCGAGGTGACTCATGTGGACGCTTCCAAGAAGGCGATCGGCTGGGGCCGCGAGAATCAGGCGCTCGCCCGTCTCGACAAGGCGCCGATCCGCTGGATCTGCGACGATGCCATGAAGTTCATTGCGCGCGAGGAGCGCCGTGGCAACCGCTACGACATCATCCTCACCGACCCGCCGAAATTCGGCCGCGGTCCGAATGGCGAGGTCTGGCATCTCTTCGACCACCTGCCGCTGATGCTCGATATCGGCCGCGAACTCCTGAGCGAAAAGGCGCTTGGCTTCGTGCTGACCGCCTATTCGATCCGCGCCAGCTTCTATTCGATCCATGAACTGATGCGCGAGACGATGCGCGGCGCCGGTGGTGTCGTCGAATCCGGCGAACTCATCATCCGTGAAAGCGGTCTCGACGGCTCCGAACGGGGCAGGGCGCTTTCCACATCTCTCTTTTCGCGTTGGGTGCCTGCATGA
- a CDS encoding DNA-binding protein, giving the protein MFPFGRLIAAKAPPATLVGINKNEKISLRAVGFVIGRSLAWPGTEMIEGEDVIKSELVQIVAARNPHLYHRDVENIVNAVLDEITDALAGGNRVELRGFGAFSVKNRPSRSGRNPRTGDAVFVEEKWVPFFKTGKELRERLNPGQADEDD; this is encoded by the coding sequence TTGTTTCCGTTTGGCAGGTTGATCGCGGCTAAGGCACCCCCGGCAACGCTTGTCGGGATTAATAAGAACGAGAAGATTTCACTCCGGGCGGTCGGCTTCGTGATTGGACGAAGCCTTGCATGGCCCGGCACCGAAATGATCGAGGGGGAAGACGTGATAAAGTCCGAATTGGTGCAGATCGTTGCTGCGCGCAATCCACATCTCTATCACCGCGACGTGGAAAACATCGTCAACGCCGTTCTCGATGAGATCACGGATGCGTTGGCCGGCGGCAATCGCGTCGAGCTTCGTGGCTTTGGCGCCTTCTCGGTGAAGAACCGGCCTTCACGCTCTGGCCGCAACCCGCGCACCGGCGATGCCGTCTTCGTCGAAGAAAAGTGGGTTCCATTCTTCAAGACGGGCAAGGAATTGCGCGAGCGCCTGAATCCCGGTCAGGCCGACGAAGACGATTGA
- a CDS encoding protease-4, which yields MDNGIADRRALRRKLAFWRSLAIIVLVVVLAAVWFRWTGAEGQTANQIARVSIGGLIQDDQDLTARLDRIAKADNVKALIVDISSPGGTTYGGETIYKALRRVAEKKPVVSDIRTLAASAGYMIALGGDRIIAGDMSITGSIGVLFQYPQAKELLDKIGVSLESIKSAPMKAEPSPFNPPSDQTKAMINAMVQDSFHWFVDLVAERRKMTQDQAMALSDGSIFTGRQALKNGLVDELGGMPEIKAYLKTRSVDPELPVIDWKPAPQGWAAVLPGAVMHAAEWAGLNVDFPASALKMLGIQHLFLDGLVSVWQVDRG from the coding sequence ATGGACAACGGAATTGCCGATCGCCGGGCGCTTCGCCGCAAACTTGCCTTCTGGCGCAGCCTTGCCATCATCGTCTTGGTCGTTGTGCTGGCCGCTGTCTGGTTTCGCTGGACTGGTGCGGAAGGCCAGACCGCCAATCAGATCGCACGCGTCTCCATCGGCGGCCTCATCCAGGATGACCAGGATTTGACTGCGCGGCTCGATCGCATCGCAAAGGCCGACAATGTCAAGGCGCTGATCGTCGACATTTCCTCGCCCGGCGGCACGACCTACGGCGGAGAGACGATCTACAAAGCGCTGCGCCGGGTGGCCGAAAAGAAGCCGGTTGTCTCCGATATCCGCACGCTCGCGGCCTCCGCCGGGTATATGATCGCGCTCGGTGGAGACCGAATCATCGCCGGGGACATGTCGATCACCGGCTCGATTGGCGTGCTCTTCCAGTATCCGCAGGCCAAGGAACTGCTCGACAAGATCGGCGTTTCGCTGGAATCGATCAAATCCGCGCCCATGAAGGCCGAACCATCGCCCTTCAATCCGCCAAGCGACCAGACCAAGGCGATGATCAACGCAATGGTGCAGGACAGTTTTCACTGGTTCGTCGATCTCGTCGCCGAACGTCGCAAGATGACGCAGGATCAGGCGATGGCGCTTTCCGATGGCTCCATTTTCACCGGCCGCCAGGCGCTGAAAAACGGCCTGGTCGATGAACTGGGCGGCATGCCGGAGATCAAGGCTTACCTCAAGACGCGTTCGGTTGATCCCGAATTGCCGGTTATCGACTGGAAGCCCGCGCCGCAGGGCTGGGCGGCAGTGCTGCCCGGTGCCGTCATGCACGCCGCCGAGTGGGCGGGTCTGAACGTCGACTTTCCGGCAAGCGCATTGAAAATGCTAGGTATACAGCACTTGTTCCTTGACGGCCTTGTTTCCGTTTGGCAGGTTGATCGCGGCTAA
- a CDS encoding lipopolysaccharide export system protein LptC produces MASLEMNSTEVGDVSARRMAYSRAVRHSKRVRRLKILLPVSAVAVSLAFVAVSVVRSFLPDNVEVKGATIENGQIVMEKPAISGRNSDGIFYSMTAARALQSIVSPNIMTLQDISAQMPVNDQVIAKVKAQGGIYDRTANTLDMTQPFSLHLSTGLVANFRSAKLDVKNGTMSSKDVVSITAPKATVVAQSINIEDKGQTIVFDGGVQVNLRADAIHEKGN; encoded by the coding sequence ATGGCAAGCTTGGAGATGAACAGCACCGAAGTGGGTGATGTCAGTGCGCGGCGCATGGCCTATTCGCGGGCTGTGCGTCATTCGAAGCGCGTTCGGCGACTCAAGATTCTGCTGCCGGTCTCTGCCGTGGCCGTGTCGCTTGCCTTCGTTGCCGTCTCGGTGGTGCGCAGTTTTCTGCCCGACAATGTCGAGGTCAAGGGCGCGACAATCGAGAATGGCCAGATCGTGATGGAGAAGCCTGCTATTTCCGGACGCAATTCGGACGGCATCTTCTACTCGATGACCGCAGCACGCGCCCTGCAGAGCATTGTGTCTCCCAATATCATGACGCTCCAAGATATTTCCGCGCAGATGCCCGTCAACGACCAGGTGATCGCCAAGGTCAAGGCCCAGGGCGGCATCTACGACCGGACGGCCAACACGCTGGACATGACCCAGCCCTTCTCTCTCCATCTTTCGACTGGACTTGTGGCCAACTTCCGCTCCGCCAAGCTCGACGTGAAGAACGGCACGATGTCGTCGAAGGACGTCGTTTCCATCACGGCGCCGAAGGCAACCGTAGTTGCGCAAAGCATCAATATCGAAGATAAGGGCCAGACGATCGTATTCGACGGCGGCGTGCAGGTAAACCTGCGTGCCGACGCCATTCATGAAAAAGGCAATTAA
- a CDS encoding lipopolysaccharide export system protein LptA, with the protein MPAKANLPLCLVIAALALAPASSAFSQATASKMDGIALSNDKPIHIESDKLEIKDKENRADFTGNVVATQGTTMLKAKTMTVYYKSSEKDGGNGGGAMNNAGNGDIDRILVNGGVVLNSDKQTATADSGHFEMAKQLIVLEGKQVVLSDGNNVFTGCRLTVHMDTGQAQLDSCGGRVQIQLDPKSRSK; encoded by the coding sequence ATGCCCGCCAAAGCCAATCTTCCGCTGTGCCTGGTGATCGCCGCGCTTGCCCTCGCGCCGGCTTCCAGCGCGTTTTCGCAGGCGACCGCCAGCAAGATGGATGGCATTGCGCTTTCCAATGACAAGCCTATCCACATTGAAAGCGACAAGCTGGAAATCAAGGACAAGGAAAACCGCGCCGACTTTACCGGCAACGTGGTGGCCACGCAGGGCACGACGATGCTGAAGGCCAAGACGATGACGGTTTACTACAAGTCCTCCGAGAAAGACGGCGGCAATGGCGGGGGCGCCATGAACAATGCCGGCAATGGCGACATCGACCGCATTCTGGTCAACGGCGGCGTGGTGCTGAATTCCGACAAGCAGACCGCGACAGCGGACAGCGGCCATTTTGAAATGGCAAAGCAGCTCATCGTGCTGGAAGGCAAGCAGGTCGTGCTGTCCGACGGGAACAACGTCTTTACCGGCTGCCGGCTGACCGTTCACATGGACACGGGGCAGGCGCAGCTGGACAGCTGCGGCGGCCGCGTCCAGATTCAGCTCGATCCCAAGTCGCGCAGCAAGTAA
- a CDS encoding lipopolysaccharide export system ATP-binding protein, with the protein MLNWNTDKSSANPATGNTADQQGDSHAARYEGTLVARDLTKTYSSRRVVNGVSLILKRGEAVGLLGPNGAGKTTCFYMITGLVPVDSGTIELDGHDVTSMPMYRRARLGVGYLPQEASIFRGLTVEENIRAVLEVREKSRAKRESKITELLEEFSIEHLRKSPAVALSGGERRRLEIARALATEPAFMLLDEPFAGVDPISVSEIQNLVRHLTRRGIGVLITDHNVRETLGLIDRAYIIHAGEVLTHGRAEDIVNNADVRRLYLGDNFSL; encoded by the coding sequence TTGCTGAACTGGAACACCGACAAGTCTTCTGCCAATCCCGCAACCGGAAACACTGCCGACCAGCAGGGCGACAGCCATGCGGCCCGCTATGAGGGAACGCTTGTCGCGCGCGACCTGACGAAGACCTACAGCTCGCGCCGGGTAGTGAACGGCGTCTCGCTGATCCTGAAGCGCGGCGAGGCCGTGGGCCTGCTGGGCCCGAACGGCGCCGGCAAGACGACCTGTTTCTACATGATCACCGGTCTCGTTCCGGTTGATTCGGGCACGATTGAACTTGACGGCCACGATGTGACGTCGATGCCGATGTATCGGCGCGCGCGTCTGGGCGTTGGCTATCTTCCCCAGGAAGCCTCCATCTTCCGCGGCCTGACCGTCGAGGAAAACATCCGGGCGGTTCTCGAGGTGCGCGAGAAAAGCCGCGCCAAGCGCGAGAGCAAGATTACAGAACTCCTGGAAGAGTTTTCCATCGAGCACCTGCGCAAGTCGCCCGCCGTGGCGCTGTCCGGTGGCGAGCGGCGGCGACTCGAAATCGCGCGCGCGCTGGCGACCGAGCCGGCCTTCATGCTGCTCGACGAGCCCTTCGCGGGGGTCGATCCGATTTCCGTGTCGGAAATTCAGAACCTTGTCCGCCATCTGACCCGACGGGGCATCGGTGTGCTGATCACCGACCACAACGTGCGTGAGACACTCGGTCTGATCGACCGCGCCTACATCATCCATGCAGGCGAGGTCCTCACGCATGGCCGGGCGGAGGACATTGTCAACAATGCCGACGTGCGACGCCTTTACCTCGGCGACAATTTCAGCCTCTGA
- a CDS encoding RNA polymerase, sigma 54 subunit, RpoN/SigL, with protein MAMSASLHLKQSQSLVMTPQLMQSIQLLQMTHVELTQFIEQEVQKNPLLEIATGDGSAASLGEDAPDMSPEPSPAPRGESDWFEAGNTGQAERLTKELDANFEPEFDTDQAERRPDSPELMGQWKSMPGGQGEDGSDFDMDDFAAAGLSLREFVNQQLPFAVTGATDRLIAQHLVDLLDDSGYILPELEAVAERVGRSLGDVERVLGLLQSLEPAGIFARSLSECLAIQLRQKNRLDPAMSAFVSNLELLARRDFHALKKLCGVDEDDLLDMLAEIRRLDPKPGGNFLRSGSETIVPDIVVSSASDGGWNIELNPDTLPRVLINQSYYVEVSRHAPRDSADQTFLSECMQNANWLTRSLDQRARTILKVATEIVRRQDGFLRRGVDGLKPLNLKTVADAIKMHESTVSRVTSNKFMMTPRGVYELKYFFTVSISSAEGGDGHSAEAVRNRIRSMINEETADTVLSDDDIVDILKAAGIDIARRTVAKYRDAMNIPSSVQRRREKKAIARIAS; from the coding sequence ATGGCCATGTCAGCCAGCCTGCACCTGAAGCAATCGCAATCGCTGGTGATGACGCCGCAATTGATGCAGTCGATCCAGCTGTTGCAGATGACGCATGTCGAACTCACACAATTCATCGAGCAGGAAGTCCAGAAAAATCCCCTGCTGGAAATCGCCACCGGCGACGGATCAGCCGCGTCTCTCGGCGAGGATGCGCCGGACATGTCGCCCGAGCCGTCGCCTGCGCCGCGTGGGGAGAGCGACTGGTTCGAGGCGGGCAACACGGGCCAGGCGGAACGCCTGACAAAGGAACTGGACGCCAATTTCGAACCGGAATTCGATACGGACCAGGCCGAACGGCGTCCGGATTCACCCGAGCTTATGGGCCAGTGGAAGTCCATGCCCGGCGGACAGGGCGAGGACGGCAGCGACTTCGACATGGACGACTTTGCGGCCGCCGGCCTGTCGCTGCGCGAATTCGTCAACCAGCAGCTTCCCTTTGCCGTGACAGGCGCCACCGACCGCCTGATCGCCCAGCATCTCGTCGATCTTCTCGACGACAGCGGTTATATACTTCCCGAGCTTGAAGCGGTTGCCGAACGCGTCGGCAGATCGCTTGGCGATGTGGAACGCGTGCTTGGCCTCCTGCAGTCGCTGGAGCCGGCCGGCATCTTCGCACGTTCGCTCAGCGAGTGTCTGGCCATCCAGCTTCGGCAGAAAAATCGGCTGGACCCGGCCATGTCCGCCTTCGTGAGCAATCTCGAACTGCTGGCTCGCCGTGATTTCCATGCATTGAAGAAGCTTTGCGGCGTCGACGAAGACGACCTTCTCGACATGCTGGCGGAAATCCGGCGGCTGGACCCCAAACCGGGCGGCAATTTTCTGCGTTCAGGATCCGAAACCATCGTGCCCGATATCGTGGTCAGCTCGGCGTCCGACGGCGGCTGGAATATCGAGCTCAACCCCGACACCCTGCCGAGGGTCCTGATCAACCAGTCCTACTATGTGGAAGTTTCACGGCACGCCCCGCGCGACAGTGCCGATCAGACATTCCTGAGCGAGTGCATGCAGAATGCCAATTGGCTGACGCGGAGTCTCGATCAGCGGGCGCGGACGATCCTGAAGGTGGCGACAGAAATCGTTCGCCGGCAGGACGGCTTTCTGCGCCGTGGCGTCGACGGGTTGAAGCCCCTGAACCTGAAAACAGTGGCCGATGCGATCAAGATGCACGAATCGACCGTCAGCCGCGTCACCTCCAACAAGTTCATGATGACCCCGCGTGGGGTCTATGAACTGAAGTATTTCTTCACGGTCTCGATCTCGTCCGCGGAGGGCGGCGACGGACACTCGGCCGAGGCCGTGCGCAACCGAATCCGCTCGATGATCAACGAGGAGACCGCCGACACCGTGCTCTCTGACGACGACATCGTGGACATCCTGAAGGCGGCCGGCATCGACATCGCGCGCCGTACGGTGGCCAAGTATCGCGATGCGATGAATATCCCCTCCTCCGTCCAGCGGCGGCGGGAGAAAAAGGCGATCGCACGCATCGCCTCCTGA
- a CDS encoding ribosomal subunit interface protein, translating into MSVRVSGKHMEVGETFRQRIESHVGDAVGKYFDGGYSGQVTVEKSGSSRYAADCKIHLDTGVVFHAAGEANDPQAAYDAAAERIEKRLRRYKRRLRDHHAGNGQHTEMPYSVIDSIPEEAEDVPEDYAPAIIAESTKRLRTMTVAGAVMALDMTDEPVFVFRNAGNEQLNIVYRRNDGNIGWIDSAGVKS; encoded by the coding sequence ATGAGTGTGCGAGTTTCCGGAAAACATATGGAAGTCGGTGAAACGTTCCGTCAGCGGATCGAGAGCCATGTCGGAGACGCGGTGGGGAAATATTTCGATGGAGGCTATTCCGGCCAGGTAACGGTCGAGAAGTCCGGCTCGTCGCGCTATGCGGCGGATTGCAAGATCCATCTCGACACGGGCGTCGTCTTTCACGCGGCCGGCGAAGCGAATGATCCCCAGGCGGCCTATGATGCGGCAGCCGAGCGGATCGAGAAGCGGCTTCGTCGTTACAAGCGCAGGCTCCGCGACCATCATGCCGGAAACGGGCAGCACACCGAAATGCCCTACTCCGTGATCGATTCGATCCCGGAAGAGGCCGAGGATGTCCCGGAAGACTACGCACCGGCAATCATCGCGGAGAGCACGAAGCGGCTCAGAACCATGACTGTCGCTGGCGCCGTGATGGCGCTCGACATGACCGACGAACCGGTTTTCGTCTTCCGCAACGCGGGCAACGAGCAACTGAACATTGTCTATCGCCGCAACGACGGCAACATCGGCTGGATCGATTCGGCCGGTGTCAAAAGCTGA